The following proteins are encoded in a genomic region of Thiomonas sp. X19:
- the murG gene encoding undecaprenyldiphospho-muramoylpentapeptide beta-N-acetylglucosaminyltransferase, with translation MSAPRTAVIMAGGTGGHIFPGLAVGEGLRAAGWQVHWMGAPASMEARLVPPQGYPMLWVNFGGVRGKGLLTQLLLPLKLLRAFWQALHALRRVRPGVVLGMGGYITVPGGLMSDWAGAKLVLHEQNAVAGMSNRLLARLADSVLTAFPHTLPTGDWIGNPVRQSIRDLPAPAQRYAARSGPLRILVVGGSLGAAALNERVPQALALLGAAERPQVLHQSGRGHLQSLQQRYARLGLQADCREFIDDMAAAYADADLVICRAGASTVSEIACAGVAALFVPFPHAVDDHQTANARFLAEPGAALLIQQTELTLERLATELRSLDRPRLSAMAQQAHKLAKRDAVQRIVAACEALENPT, from the coding sequence ATGAGTGCGCCGCGCACCGCCGTCATCATGGCCGGAGGCACCGGTGGCCATATCTTTCCCGGGCTGGCCGTGGGCGAGGGTTTGCGCGCCGCCGGCTGGCAGGTGCACTGGATGGGGGCGCCCGCCAGCATGGAAGCGCGGCTGGTGCCGCCTCAGGGCTATCCCATGCTGTGGGTGAACTTCGGCGGTGTGCGTGGCAAGGGGCTGCTGACCCAATTGCTGCTGCCGCTGAAGTTGCTGCGCGCCTTCTGGCAAGCGCTGCACGCGCTGCGCCGTGTGCGCCCCGGCGTGGTGCTCGGCATGGGCGGTTACATCACCGTGCCCGGTGGCTTGATGAGCGACTGGGCCGGAGCCAAGCTGGTGCTGCATGAGCAGAACGCCGTGGCCGGCATGAGCAACCGCCTGCTGGCGCGTCTGGCCGACAGCGTGCTCACCGCTTTCCCGCACACCCTGCCCACGGGCGACTGGATCGGCAATCCGGTGCGGCAATCCATCCGCGACCTGCCCGCGCCGGCGCAACGCTACGCCGCCCGCAGCGGTCCACTGCGCATCCTGGTGGTCGGTGGCAGCCTGGGGGCGGCAGCGCTGAACGAGCGCGTGCCCCAGGCACTGGCCTTGCTCGGCGCGGCCGAGCGCCCGCAGGTGCTGCACCAGAGCGGCCGCGGACATCTGCAGAGCCTACAGCAGCGCTATGCGCGGCTTGGGTTGCAGGCCGACTGCCGCGAATTCATCGACGACATGGCGGCGGCCTACGCCGATGCCGACCTGGTCATCTGCCGCGCCGGCGCATCCACCGTGAGCGAAATCGCCTGTGCTGGAGTTGCCGCGCTGTTCGTGCCTTTCCCTCACGCGGTGGACGATCACCAGACCGCCAACGCCCGCTTCCTGGCCGAGCCGGGCGCGGCCCTGCTGATCCAGCAAACCGAACTCACACTCGAGCGCCTCGCCACCGAACTGCGCAGCCTCGACCGCCCACGCCTGTCGGCGATGGCGCAGCAGGCGCACAAGCTCGCCAAGCGCGATGCCGTGCAGCGCATCGTCGCGGCATGCGAGGCGCTGGAGAACCCGACATGA
- the murC gene encoding UDP-N-acetylmuramate--L-alanine ligase, whose amino-acid sequence MKHAIRHIHFVGIGGAGMSGIAEVLLNLGYGVSGTDLSESAAVLRLRSLGARVAIGHDAAHIAGADAVVVSTAVGPDNPEVRAARARRIPVVPRAVMLAELMRLKRGVAIAGTHGKTTTTSLVASVLAEGGLDPTFVIGGKLNRAGANAKLGQGEYIVVEADESDASFLNLLPVMAVVTNIDADHMDTYGHDMARLRQAFVEFIARLPFYGAAILCVDDPGVRAILPFVSKPVTPYGLNEDAQVRAVDLRADGGCMHFTALRRNGVVLPPLAVKLNLPGLHNVRNALAAIAVAAELGVDDAAVVKALAEFHGVGRRFQRYGEIVLPAGGSFTLIDDYGHHPVEMAATLEAARGAYPGRRIVLAFQPHRYTRTRDVFEDFVAVLGQADAVLLAEVYAAGEPPIVAADGRSLARALRVAGKTEPLFVDDIKAMPQAILDSAHAGDVVVCMGAGSIGAVPQQVVDLARTMEVST is encoded by the coding sequence ATGAAACATGCCATCCGCCACATTCACTTCGTCGGTATCGGCGGTGCCGGCATGAGCGGCATCGCTGAAGTCTTGCTCAACCTCGGTTATGGCGTGAGTGGTACCGATCTCAGCGAAAGCGCCGCGGTGCTGCGTCTGCGCTCGCTGGGGGCTCGCGTCGCCATCGGCCATGATGCCGCCCATATCGCCGGGGCCGACGCCGTGGTGGTGTCCACCGCCGTCGGCCCCGACAACCCCGAAGTGCGCGCCGCCCGCGCCCGCCGTATTCCGGTGGTGCCACGCGCCGTGATGCTGGCTGAGCTGATGCGCCTCAAGCGCGGCGTCGCCATCGCCGGCACGCACGGCAAGACCACCACCACCAGCCTGGTCGCCAGCGTGCTGGCCGAGGGCGGGCTCGATCCCACCTTCGTCATCGGCGGCAAGCTCAACCGCGCCGGGGCGAATGCCAAGCTGGGGCAGGGCGAGTACATCGTGGTCGAGGCCGACGAGTCCGACGCGTCCTTCCTCAACCTGCTGCCGGTGATGGCCGTGGTGACGAATATCGACGCCGACCACATGGACACCTACGGCCACGACATGGCGCGGCTGCGCCAGGCTTTCGTCGAGTTCATCGCCCGCCTGCCGTTCTACGGCGCCGCCATCCTGTGCGTGGACGACCCCGGCGTGCGCGCCATCCTGCCTTTCGTCTCCAAACCGGTCACGCCCTACGGCCTGAATGAAGACGCCCAGGTGCGCGCCGTGGACCTGCGTGCCGATGGCGGCTGCATGCACTTCACCGCCTTGCGGCGCAACGGCGTGGTGCTGCCGCCGCTGGCCGTCAAGCTCAATCTGCCCGGGCTGCACAACGTGCGCAACGCGCTGGCGGCCATCGCCGTGGCCGCCGAACTCGGCGTGGACGACGCTGCCGTGGTCAAGGCGCTGGCCGAGTTCCACGGCGTCGGCCGGCGCTTCCAGCGCTATGGCGAGATCGTCTTGCCCGCCGGCGGCAGCTTCACGCTGATCGACGACTACGGCCACCATCCGGTGGAAATGGCCGCCACGCTCGAAGCCGCGCGCGGGGCCTATCCGGGGCGGCGCATCGTGCTGGCGTTCCAGCCGCACCGCTACACCCGCACCCGCGATGTGTTCGAGGACTTCGTCGCCGTGCTCGGCCAGGCCGACGCCGTGCTGCTGGCCGAGGTCTATGCCGCCGGCGAGCCGCCCATCGTTGCCGCCGATGGCCGCAGCCTCGCGCGTGCACTGCGCGTGGCGGGCAAGACCGAGCCGCTGTTCGTCGACGACATCAAGGCCATGCCGCAAGCCATTCTGGATAGCGCGCACGCTGGCGACGTGGTGGTGTGCATGGGCGCAGGCTCCATCGGCGCGGTGCCGCAGCAGGTGGTCGATCTGGCGCGGACGATGGAGGTGTCGACATGA
- a CDS encoding D-alanine--D-alanine ligase, which produces MNRLQPSTAEPEALGRVAVLMGGSSSEREVSLMSGKGVLAALQSRGVDAFAFDLAEQALCELRTLRASRVFIALHGRHGEDGTVQGALELLGIPYTGPGVLASALAIDKHMTKRLWQCDGLSTPAWRMVASAAQAHAAARELGLPLMFKASHEGSTLGLKRADHPREVGAAFAEAARFDAAVLAEQFIEGDEVTCGVLGEGDAAVALPLIHIVAPGGNYDFEHKYYSDETRYICPCDLPAGEEAAIAQLALHSYRALGCRGWGRADIMIRATDRKPFLLEMNTSPGMTGHSLVPMAARAAGLSYEDLCLRILADARLDAGRSAQREGASP; this is translated from the coding sequence ATGAACCGGCTGCAGCCCTCCACCGCGGAACCCGAGGCCTTGGGCCGCGTCGCCGTGCTCATGGGCGGCAGTTCCAGCGAGCGCGAAGTCTCGCTCATGTCGGGCAAGGGCGTACTCGCGGCGCTGCAGTCGCGCGGGGTGGACGCTTTCGCCTTCGATCTTGCCGAGCAAGCCTTGTGCGAGTTGCGCACGTTGAGGGCGTCGCGCGTGTTCATCGCCCTGCATGGCCGCCACGGCGAAGACGGCACGGTGCAAGGCGCGCTGGAGTTGCTCGGCATTCCCTACACCGGTCCTGGCGTGCTGGCTTCGGCGCTGGCCATCGACAAGCACATGACCAAGCGCCTGTGGCAATGCGACGGGCTGTCCACCCCGGCGTGGCGCATGGTGGCCAGTGCCGCGCAGGCGCATGCCGCTGCACGCGAACTCGGCTTGCCGCTGATGTTCAAGGCCTCGCATGAGGGTTCGACCCTCGGCCTCAAGCGTGCCGACCACCCGCGCGAAGTGGGCGCCGCCTTTGCGGAGGCCGCGCGCTTCGACGCCGCGGTGCTGGCCGAGCAGTTCATCGAAGGCGACGAGGTCACTTGCGGCGTGCTGGGCGAGGGCGATGCGGCCGTCGCGCTGCCGCTGATCCACATCGTCGCCCCCGGCGGCAACTACGACTTCGAGCACAAGTACTACAGCGACGAAACCCGCTACATCTGCCCCTGCGATCTGCCCGCAGGCGAAGAAGCAGCCATCGCGCAACTGGCGCTGCACAGCTACCGCGCCCTGGGCTGCCGCGGCTGGGGCCGCGCCGACATCATGATTCGCGCCACCGACCGCAAGCCTTTCCTGCTGGAGATGAACACCAGCCCGGGCATGACCGGCCATTCCCTGGTGCCCATGGCCGCACGCGCCGCCGGCCTGAGCTACGAGGACCTATGCCTGCGCATCCTGGCCGATGCACGGCTGGACGCTGGCCGCAGCGCGCAGCGCGAAGGGGCGTCACCGTGA
- a CDS encoding cell division protein FtsQ/DivIB — protein MARHRQMERDGAFGAWRAAPRAKTADEVPLDIRLMNFTSRALVWLFAIGALVVAGNWLMQRPWWAIRSVQVQGQLQHVSATALRGEALPRLQGNWFTVNLPAAQQAFDQIPWVNKAVVQRVWPLSLLVTLEAQQPLAIWSDGSAPVGLVNTSGQLFEANLGEVQDMALPHFSGPAASEARVTQMYMRLTQAFAPLRWKVTALELGAEGNWRAQIQGGPRLDLGSDHDVRAFNQRLQRFLALAPGVQKRYGRSMASADLRYSNGFAVRLVGVDLPGAKTDSKTMKRQGKPSGA, from the coding sequence ATGGCCCGCCACCGCCAGATGGAGCGTGACGGCGCCTTCGGCGCCTGGCGCGCCGCGCCGCGTGCCAAGACCGCCGACGAGGTTCCGCTCGACATCCGGCTGATGAACTTCACCAGCCGGGCGCTGGTCTGGCTGTTCGCCATCGGCGCTCTGGTGGTGGCCGGCAACTGGCTGATGCAGCGGCCCTGGTGGGCCATCCGCAGCGTGCAGGTGCAAGGCCAATTGCAGCATGTCAGCGCCACCGCCTTGCGCGGCGAGGCGCTGCCACGGCTGCAGGGCAATTGGTTCACGGTGAACCTGCCCGCCGCGCAGCAGGCGTTCGACCAGATTCCCTGGGTCAACAAGGCCGTGGTGCAGCGGGTGTGGCCGCTGTCGCTGCTGGTCACGCTGGAGGCGCAGCAGCCGCTGGCCATCTGGAGCGATGGCAGTGCTCCGGTGGGCCTGGTGAACACCAGCGGGCAATTGTTCGAGGCCAATCTCGGCGAGGTGCAGGACATGGCCTTGCCTCACTTCTCCGGCCCGGCCGCCAGCGAGGCGCGGGTGACGCAGATGTACATGCGGTTGACGCAGGCTTTCGCCCCGTTGCGGTGGAAGGTGACGGCGCTGGAGCTGGGTGCCGAGGGCAACTGGCGGGCGCAGATTCAGGGCGGGCCCAGGCTGGACCTGGGCAGCGACCATGACGTCCGGGCTTTCAACCAGCGCCTGCAACGCTTTCTGGCGCTGGCGCCCGGGGTGCAGAAGCGCTATGGCCGCAGCATGGCGAGTGCCGATCTGCGCTACAGCAACGGTTTTGCCGTGCGTCTGGTCGGGGTCGACCTGCCGGGTGCGAAGACGGATTCGAAAACGATGAAACGACAAGGCAAACCTTCGGGAGCATAG
- the ftsA gene encoding cell division protein FtsA, with amino-acid sequence MAKDYKDLVVGLDIGTSKVLAMVAEILPQGENAAATLKVVGMGQAATAGMRRGVVVDIEATVQSIQAALKEAELMADCRITRVITGITGSHIRGQNSEGMVAIKDREVSQNDVSRVIETAKAVNIPTDQRLLLVEPQEFIIDGQEVKEPVGMSGIRLETKVHIVTGAQTAAENVIKCVRRCGLEVDAVVLHPLASSHAVLTEDEKELGVVLVDVGAGVTDVAIYTGGSIRHTAIIPIAGELITSDIAMALRTPTKDAEDIKIEHGVAKQLLAGVDERLEVPGLGDRGPRMLSRQALAGVIEPRVEEIFALVQQVVRDSGYEEVLSSGVVITGGASLMPGMVELGEDIFLKPVRLGLPQYTGPLSDMVRSPRNATAMGLLVEAQTQRQRGARIAQKTSGARSLVARVRDWFAGNF; translated from the coding sequence ATGGCCAAAGACTACAAAGATCTGGTGGTGGGGCTGGACATCGGCACCTCCAAGGTGCTGGCGATGGTGGCCGAAATCCTGCCGCAGGGTGAGAACGCTGCCGCCACGCTGAAGGTGGTGGGCATGGGCCAGGCGGCCACGGCCGGCATGCGGCGCGGCGTGGTGGTGGACATCGAGGCCACGGTGCAGTCGATCCAGGCGGCGCTGAAAGAGGCCGAGCTGATGGCCGATTGCCGCATCACCCGCGTCATCACCGGCATCACCGGCAGCCATATTCGCGGCCAGAACTCCGAGGGCATGGTGGCGATCAAGGACCGCGAGGTGTCGCAGAACGATGTCTCGCGCGTGATCGAGACCGCCAAGGCGGTGAACATCCCCACCGACCAGCGCCTGCTGCTGGTCGAGCCGCAGGAATTCATCATCGACGGCCAGGAAGTCAAAGAGCCGGTGGGCATGAGCGGCATCCGGCTGGAGACCAAGGTGCATATCGTCACCGGGGCGCAGACCGCGGCCGAGAACGTCATCAAGTGCGTGCGCCGCTGCGGTCTGGAAGTCGATGCCGTGGTGCTGCACCCGCTCGCGTCCAGCCACGCGGTGCTGACCGAGGACGAGAAGGAACTCGGCGTGGTGCTGGTGGACGTGGGTGCGGGCGTGACCGATGTGGCGATCTACACCGGCGGCTCGATTCGCCACACCGCCATCATCCCCATCGCCGGCGAACTCATCACCAGTGACATCGCCATGGCGCTGCGCACCCCGACCAAGGACGCCGAAGACATCAAGATCGAGCACGGCGTGGCCAAGCAGCTGCTCGCCGGGGTGGACGAGCGGCTGGAAGTGCCGGGCCTGGGCGACCGTGGCCCGCGCATGTTGTCGCGCCAGGCGCTGGCCGGTGTGATCGAGCCACGGGTGGAGGAAATTTTCGCCCTGGTGCAGCAGGTGGTGCGCGACTCGGGCTACGAGGAGGTGCTGTCGTCCGGCGTGGTCATCACCGGCGGCGCGTCGCTCATGCCGGGCATGGTCGAACTTGGCGAAGACATTTTTCTCAAGCCCGTGCGCCTGGGTCTGCCGCAATACACCGGGCCCTTGTCGGACATGGTGCGCAGCCCGCGCAACGCCACCGCCATGGGCCTGCTGGTCGAGGCGCAGACACAGCGTCAGCGCGGCGCGCGCATCGCCCAGAAAACCAGCGGCGCGAGGTCTCTGGTGGCGCGGGTGCGCGACTGGTTCGCAGGGAATTTTTGA
- the ftsZ gene encoding cell division protein FtsZ, protein MAFEMIEDAADNGFNSGTNIKVIGMGGGGGNAVEHMIASGVKGVEFICANTDAQALKTSSSHRFIQLGKTGLGAGGKPQVGRDAAEQAQAEIRDALAGAHMLFITAGMGGGTGTGAAPVVARIAREMGILTVAVVTKPFEFEGTKRLSNADIGLEELEKNVDSLIVVLNEKLLEVYGDDISQKEAFAKANDVLKNATGGIAEIINVPGMINADFEDVKTVMGEPGKAMMGTAVSSGADRARLAAEQAVVCPLLDGVDLSGAKGVLVNITADDSLKLSETREAMNAIRAYAAPDAHIIFGTVNDPTMGDSLRVTVLATGLSKARVAVKAAPSLTVLRTGTDSGPLGMGHASGAGIDTSQIPAIWRNPRGNAPSAHVNALMQSGMEELEIPAFLRKQAD, encoded by the coding sequence ATGGCTTTTGAAATGATCGAGGACGCCGCGGACAACGGCTTCAACAGTGGGACCAACATCAAGGTGATTGGCATGGGCGGGGGCGGCGGCAACGCCGTCGAGCACATGATTGCCAGCGGCGTGAAAGGCGTGGAATTCATCTGCGCCAACACCGATGCGCAAGCGCTGAAAACGTCCAGCTCGCACCGCTTCATCCAGCTGGGCAAGACCGGCCTGGGCGCGGGCGGCAAACCGCAGGTGGGGCGTGACGCGGCCGAGCAGGCGCAAGCCGAAATTCGCGACGCGCTGGCCGGCGCGCACATGCTGTTCATCACCGCCGGCATGGGCGGCGGCACCGGCACGGGCGCCGCGCCGGTGGTGGCGCGCATCGCCCGCGAGATGGGCATTCTCACCGTGGCGGTGGTGACGAAACCGTTCGAGTTCGAGGGCACCAAGCGCCTGTCGAATGCCGACATCGGCCTGGAGGAACTGGAGAAGAACGTTGATTCGCTGATCGTCGTGCTCAACGAGAAGCTGCTGGAGGTTTACGGCGACGACATTTCGCAGAAGGAAGCCTTCGCCAAGGCCAACGACGTGCTGAAGAACGCCACCGGCGGCATCGCCGAAATCATCAACGTTCCCGGCATGATCAACGCCGACTTCGAGGACGTGAAGACGGTGATGGGCGAGCCCGGCAAGGCGATGATGGGCACGGCCGTGTCCAGCGGCGCCGACCGCGCCCGCCTGGCTGCCGAGCAGGCCGTGGTCTGCCCGCTGCTCGACGGCGTGGACCTGTCCGGTGCCAAGGGTGTGCTGGTGAACATCACCGCCGACGACTCGCTGAAACTGAGCGAGACGCGCGAGGCGATGAACGCCATCCGTGCCTATGCCGCGCCCGACGCGCACATCATCTTCGGCACGGTGAACGACCCCACCATGGGCGACTCGCTGCGCGTGACCGTGCTGGCCACCGGGCTGTCGAAAGCCCGCGTCGCCGTCAAGGCAGCGCCCAGCCTGACCGTGCTGCGCACCGGCACCGATTCCGGCCCCTTGGGCATGGGCCACGCTTCGGGTGCGGGCATCGACACTTCGCAGATTCCGGCCATCTGGCGTAATCCGCGCGGCAACGCGCCTTCGGCCCATGTCAATGCGCTGATGCAAAGTGGCATGGAAGAGCTGGAGATTCCGGCCTTCCTGCGCAAGCAGGCAGACTGA
- the lpxC gene encoding UDP-3-O-acyl-N-acetylglucosamine deacetylase, with product MLSQRTIRSANRAVGVGLHSSERVELTLHPAPPDTGIVFRRTDLPQPVSIPLHPLAVVDTRMATTLGSGDAKIHTVEHLLSACAGLGLDNLIVDVDAEEIPILDGSASSFVYLLQSAGLQEQPAPKRFIRMRRPVEVRTQDRDGEKWARLEPHDGFRLNFAIEFDHPAIDQTAQDYSFDFDMQAYVRDIARARTFGFMRDVDALHERGLAQGGSMENAIVMNESRILNQEGLRFDAEFVKHKMLDAIGDLYVIGHPIIGAYSAYRSGHAVNNALLRAVLDDPTSYEIVSFDDASTAPPGYRSTLKAAA from the coding sequence ATGTTGTCGCAACGCACCATCCGTTCGGCCAATCGCGCCGTGGGCGTCGGCCTGCACAGCAGCGAGCGGGTCGAACTCACGCTGCATCCGGCGCCGCCCGACACCGGGATCGTGTTCCGCCGCACCGATCTGCCGCAACCCGTCTCCATTCCCCTGCACCCCTTGGCCGTGGTCGACACCCGCATGGCCACCACGCTGGGTTCGGGCGACGCCAAGATTCACACCGTCGAGCATCTGCTCTCGGCCTGCGCCGGCCTGGGGCTGGACAACCTGATCGTGGACGTGGACGCCGAGGAAATCCCCATCCTCGATGGTTCGGCCTCCAGCTTTGTCTACCTGCTGCAGTCCGCCGGGCTGCAAGAGCAGCCCGCGCCCAAGCGCTTCATCCGCATGCGCCGGCCGGTGGAGGTGCGCACGCAAGACCGCGACGGCGAGAAGTGGGCGCGACTGGAGCCGCACGACGGCTTTCGGTTGAATTTCGCCATCGAGTTCGACCATCCCGCGATCGACCAGACCGCGCAGGACTACAGCTTCGACTTCGACATGCAGGCTTATGTGCGCGACATCGCCCGCGCCCGCACCTTCGGCTTCATGCGCGATGTGGACGCGCTGCACGAGCGCGGCCTGGCCCAGGGCGGCAGCATGGAAAACGCCATCGTCATGAACGAGTCGCGCATCCTCAACCAGGAAGGCCTTCGTTTCGACGCCGAGTTCGTCAAGCACAAGATGCTCGACGCCATCGGCGATCTCTACGTCATCGGCCATCCCATCATTGGCGCCTACAGCGCCTACCGCAGCGGCCACGCCGTCAACAACGCGCTGTTGCGCGCGGTGCTCGACGATCCCACGTCCTACGAGATCGTCAGCTTCGACGACGCCAGCACCGCACCGCCCGGTTACCGCAGCACACTCAAGGCCGCAGCCTGA
- a CDS encoding DciA family protein — protein MTAGPTQFRKPRRRHAASPAAAAMAMLPQWMQRTPTLMTLKEQALASQQMWATLQGSLPPELAAAVRPGRWAEGVWNLTASSPAVAAKLKLYGPLLLRQLQQAQWPLKRIMVRVQEPGSPPVGSPVRAEAATPSRAPASVRARLRALQALREKP, from the coding sequence ATGACCGCAGGCCCGACCCAGTTCCGCAAGCCACGGCGTCGCCACGCCGCGAGCCCGGCTGCCGCCGCCATGGCCATGCTGCCACAGTGGATGCAGCGCACGCCCACGCTGATGACCCTGAAGGAGCAGGCGCTCGCATCCCAGCAGATGTGGGCGACGCTGCAAGGCTCTTTGCCGCCGGAACTGGCAGCGGCCGTGCGTCCTGGCCGTTGGGCCGAAGGTGTCTGGAACCTCACGGCCTCGTCCCCGGCCGTGGCCGCCAAGCTCAAGCTTTACGGGCCGCTGCTGTTGCGGCAGTTGCAGCAGGCGCAATGGCCGCTCAAGCGCATCATGGTGCGGGTGCAGGAGCCGGGTTCGCCGCCGGTGGGCAGTCCGGTACGCGCCGAGGCCGCGACGCCATCGCGGGCGCCGGCCTCGGTGCGCGCCCGGCTGCGGGCCTTGCAGGCCTTGCGCGAAAAGCCGTAG